The following are encoded together in the Lathyrus oleraceus cultivar Zhongwan6 chromosome 3, CAAS_Psat_ZW6_1.0, whole genome shotgun sequence genome:
- the LOC127126376 gene encoding F-box/FBD/LRR-repeat protein At1g13570, whose amino-acid sequence MMTLLDKKTNQIDRISDLPSNVIDAILGNLEIRDQVATSILSKKWRYMWTSAPQIFFDEYFFRSLMGVHDDVVYEIIIGVLMLHNGPIHKFSIDLFYTFDFNTEKFNRLIPFMSRDIQHLELVICGFGSVEDQMLDNLSLDILFSCKELTYFKFNGCKNLSISPDFRGIRKLLELDLECDEIESSALDTFMSGCPLLEKLSVGFRFGCDHLVISSPSLKVFVLELYDTKSVCLEKANNLIDFTLKLSRFGASVYIKSLPQVKKFSLTNWGKIPLADIIPPVLLTSSFSSLEYLQLDEFDLNDKGDILYLVRLLESAPSLVKLVIQDYEDDHSTQVLDPSEELEWRSCCLKLQTVEICVEASSQHGMSLIQFILANSPLLKTLTFNFCSYRELDGPMLKTSQDLLRMERASPRAEVNFIHSAYRRRPLSIYIE is encoded by the exons ATGATGACTTTGCTCGACAAGAAGACAAATCAAATTGATCGAATCAGTGACTTACCAAGTAATGTCATTGATGCCATCCTGGGAAACTTGGAAATCAGAGACCAAGTTGCGACTAGTATTTTGTCAAAAAAGTGGAGGTATATGTGGACTTCAGCCCCACAAATTTTTTTTGACGAATACTTTTTTAGAAGCCTTATGGGTGTTCATGACGATGTAGTTTACGAAATCATTATTGGTGTTCTTATGCTCCACAATGGGCCGATACACAAGTTTTCTATTGACCTATTCTACACTTTTGATTTCAACACAGAAAAATTCAATAGGCTGATTCCCTTCATGTCAAGGGACATTCAACACCTTGAGCTTGTCATCTGCGGTTTCGGTTCTGTTGAAGATCAAATGCTAGATAATCTCTCCTTAGATATTCTCTTCTCTTGTAAGGAACTGACTTACTTCAAATTTAACGGATGTAAAAATTTGTCAATTTCACCTGATTTCCGCGGCATTAGAAAATTGCTTGAACTTGACTTAGAATGTGACGAAATCGAGTCTAGTGCACTTGACACTTTTATGTCTGGCTGTCCGCTTCTTGAAAAGCTCAGCGTTGGATTCCGTTTTGGTTGTGATCATCTTGTTATATCTTCTCCTTCTCTCAAAGTCTTCGTGCTAGAATTGTACGATACAAAGTCAGTCTGTCTCGAGAAAGCAAACAATCTGATCGATTTTACACTCAAGTTATCTCGGTTTGGAGCGTCTGTTTATATCAAAAGTTTGCCACAAGTTAAGAAGTTTTCTCTCACCAATTGGGGAAAG ATTCCATTAGCAGATATCATTCCTCCCGTGCTGCTAACAAGTTCATTCAGCTCTTTAGAGTATCTACAATTGGATGAGTTCGATTTGAATGATAAAGGAGACATTTTGTATCTGGTCCGTCTTCTCGAAAGTGCTCCTAGCTTGGTTAAACTTGTTATACAG GATTACGAGGACGATCATAGCACACAAGTGTTGGACCCTTCAGAGGAGTTAGAATGGCGTAGTTGTTGTCTTAAACTTCAGACGGTGGAGATCTGTGTTGAAGCTAGCTCTCAGCATGGAATGAGTTTGATACAGTTCATACTTGCAAATTCTCCTTTGTTGAAGACTCTTACTTTTAATTTTTGTAGTTACAGAGAATTAGATGGACCTATGTTAAAAACTTCACAAGACTTGTTACGGATGGAACGAGCATCACCGAGAGCAGAAGTTAATTTCATTCACTCTGCTTATAGAAGAAGGCCGCTTTCAATCTACATAGAATAA
- the LOC127126378 gene encoding F-box/FBD/LRR-repeat protein At1g13570 isoform X1 produces the protein MMTLFNKKANQNDRISDLPSNVIDGILGNLRIRDQVRTSILSKKWRYMWTSASQLCFDEHFFESFILLDDDPEPVVSKIITDVLMIRNGPIHKFSICVSADCEFDISTEKLNMWIPFMSRNLTHLKLLNYCTPPDENHMPDILFSCKELTYFKFSSFNLSIPPNFRGFEKLLELHLECVEFDSSALENFMSGCPVLEKLNIGFRLGSNRLVISSPSLKVLVLELHNTKLVCLRKAKNLSDFTLKAFHGRGYIRSSPKIKRFSLTNWGKNSYEDIIHPMLLSRSFSSLEYLKLDDLNLNDKGDILYLVRVLESAPSLIDLVIKQSYKDIDTTKELYRSKELECPRILLQLQTVDVHFRANSQYTTSLIRFILANSPLLKTLTFYCSYNDLGAPMMLNFSKDLLWMERASPKAQVNFRHV, from the exons ATGATGACTTTGTTCAACAAGAAGGCCAATCAAAATGATCGAATCAGTGACTTACCAAGTAATGTCATTGATGGCATCCTGGGAAACTTGAGAATCCGAGACCAAGTTAGGACTAGTATTTTGTCAAAAAAGTGGAGGTATATGTGGACTTCAGCCTCGCAACTTTGTTTTGATGAACACTTTTTTGAAAGCTTTATACTTCTTGATGATGACCCTGAACCTGTAGTTTCTAAAATCATCACGGATGTTCTTATGATCCGCAATGGGCCAATACACAAGTTTTCTATTTGCGTGTCTGCTGACTGCGAATTCGATATCTCAACGGAAAAACTCAATATGTGGATTCCCTTTATGTCAAGGAACCTTACACATCTCAAGCTTTTGAACTACTGTACTCCTCCAGATGAAAATCATATGCCTGATATTCTCTTCTCTTGTAAGGAATTGACTTACTTCAAATTTAGCTCATTTAACTTGTCAATTCCACCTAATTTCCGCGGCTTTGAAAAATTGCTTGAACTTCACTTAGAATGTGTTGAATTCGATTCCAGTGCACTTGAGAATTTTATGTCTGGTTGTCCGGTTCTTGAAAAGCTCAACATTGGATTCCGTCTTGGTTCTAATCGGCTTGTTATATCTTCTCCTTCTCTCAAAGTCTTAGTGCTAGAATTGCACAATACAAAGTTAGTTTGTCTCAGGAAAGCAAAGAATCTGAGCGATTTTACACTCAAGGCATTTCACGGCAGAGGTTATATCAGAAGTTCGCCAAAAATTAAGAGGTTTTCTCTGACCAATTGGGGAAAG AATTCATATGAAGATATCATTCATCCCATGCTGCTATCAAGGTCATTCAGCTCTTTAGAGTATCTGAAATTGGATGACTTGAATTTGAATGATAAAGGAGACATTTTGTATTTGGTCAGGGTTCTCGAAAGTGCTCCTAGCTTGATTGATCTTGTTATTAAACAG AGTTACAAAGATATTGATACCACAAAAGAGTTGTACCGTTCCAAGGAATTAGAATGCCCTAGAATTTTGCTCCAACTTCAGACAGTGGATGTCCACTTTAGAGCTAACTCTCAATATACAACGAGTTTGATACGGTTCATACTTGCAAATTCCCCTTTGTTAAAGACTCTTACTTTTTATTGTAGTTATAATGATTTAGGTGCACCTATGATGTTAAACTTTTCAAAAGACTTGTTATGGATGGAACGAGCATCACCAAAAGCACAGGTTAATTTCCGTCATGTTTAA
- the LOC127126378 gene encoding F-box/FBD/LRR-repeat protein At1g13570 isoform X2 gives MIRNGPIHKFSICVSADCEFDISTEKLNMWIPFMSRNLTHLKLLNYCTPPDENHMPDILFSCKELTYFKFSSFNLSIPPNFRGFEKLLELHLECVEFDSSALENFMSGCPVLEKLNIGFRLGSNRLVISSPSLKVLVLELHNTKLVCLRKAKNLSDFTLKAFHGRGYIRSSPKIKRFSLTNWGKNSYEDIIHPMLLSRSFSSLEYLKLDDLNLNDKGDILYLVRVLESAPSLIDLVIKQSYKDIDTTKELYRSKELECPRILLQLQTVDVHFRANSQYTTSLIRFILANSPLLKTLTFYCSYNDLGAPMMLNFSKDLLWMERASPKAQVNFRHV, from the exons ATGATCCGCAATGGGCCAATACACAAGTTTTCTATTTGCGTGTCTGCTGACTGCGAATTCGATATCTCAACGGAAAAACTCAATATGTGGATTCCCTTTATGTCAAGGAACCTTACACATCTCAAGCTTTTGAACTACTGTACTCCTCCAGATGAAAATCATATGCCTGATATTCTCTTCTCTTGTAAGGAATTGACTTACTTCAAATTTAGCTCATTTAACTTGTCAATTCCACCTAATTTCCGCGGCTTTGAAAAATTGCTTGAACTTCACTTAGAATGTGTTGAATTCGATTCCAGTGCACTTGAGAATTTTATGTCTGGTTGTCCGGTTCTTGAAAAGCTCAACATTGGATTCCGTCTTGGTTCTAATCGGCTTGTTATATCTTCTCCTTCTCTCAAAGTCTTAGTGCTAGAATTGCACAATACAAAGTTAGTTTGTCTCAGGAAAGCAAAGAATCTGAGCGATTTTACACTCAAGGCATTTCACGGCAGAGGTTATATCAGAAGTTCGCCAAAAATTAAGAGGTTTTCTCTGACCAATTGGGGAAAG AATTCATATGAAGATATCATTCATCCCATGCTGCTATCAAGGTCATTCAGCTCTTTAGAGTATCTGAAATTGGATGACTTGAATTTGAATGATAAAGGAGACATTTTGTATTTGGTCAGGGTTCTCGAAAGTGCTCCTAGCTTGATTGATCTTGTTATTAAACAG AGTTACAAAGATATTGATACCACAAAAGAGTTGTACCGTTCCAAGGAATTAGAATGCCCTAGAATTTTGCTCCAACTTCAGACAGTGGATGTCCACTTTAGAGCTAACTCTCAATATACAACGAGTTTGATACGGTTCATACTTGCAAATTCCCCTTTGTTAAAGACTCTTACTTTTTATTGTAGTTATAATGATTTAGGTGCACCTATGATGTTAAACTTTTCAAAAGACTTGTTATGGATGGAACGAGCATCACCAAAAGCACAGGTTAATTTCCGTCATGTTTAA
- the LOC127126378 gene encoding uncharacterized protein LOC127126378 isoform X3, with protein MSGCPVLEKLNIGFRLGSNRLVISSPSLKVLVLELHNTKLVCLRKAKNLSDFTLKAFHGRGYIRSSPKIKRFSLTNWGKNSYEDIIHPMLLSRSFSSLEYLKLDDLNLNDKGDILYLVRVLESAPSLIDLVIKQSYKDIDTTKELYRSKELECPRILLQLQTVDVHFRANSQYTTSLIRFILANSPLLKTLTFYCSYNDLGAPMMLNFSKDLLWMERASPKAQVNFRHV; from the exons ATGTCTGGTTGTCCGGTTCTTGAAAAGCTCAACATTGGATTCCGTCTTGGTTCTAATCGGCTTGTTATATCTTCTCCTTCTCTCAAAGTCTTAGTGCTAGAATTGCACAATACAAAGTTAGTTTGTCTCAGGAAAGCAAAGAATCTGAGCGATTTTACACTCAAGGCATTTCACGGCAGAGGTTATATCAGAAGTTCGCCAAAAATTAAGAGGTTTTCTCTGACCAATTGGGGAAAG AATTCATATGAAGATATCATTCATCCCATGCTGCTATCAAGGTCATTCAGCTCTTTAGAGTATCTGAAATTGGATGACTTGAATTTGAATGATAAAGGAGACATTTTGTATTTGGTCAGGGTTCTCGAAAGTGCTCCTAGCTTGATTGATCTTGTTATTAAACAG AGTTACAAAGATATTGATACCACAAAAGAGTTGTACCGTTCCAAGGAATTAGAATGCCCTAGAATTTTGCTCCAACTTCAGACAGTGGATGTCCACTTTAGAGCTAACTCTCAATATACAACGAGTTTGATACGGTTCATACTTGCAAATTCCCCTTTGTTAAAGACTCTTACTTTTTATTGTAGTTATAATGATTTAGGTGCACCTATGATGTTAAACTTTTCAAAAGACTTGTTATGGATGGAACGAGCATCACCAAAAGCACAGGTTAATTTCCGTCATGTTTAA